Proteins encoded within one genomic window of Gloeobacter kilaueensis JS1:
- a CDS encoding 3-deoxy-7-phosphoheptulonate synthase, which translates to MNFHTDDLRIRWTEVVVSPARLHEELPLSETAAWTVYSSRKDLKEILDGNDDRLLVVVGPCSIHDPQAAREYAHRLKGLRETLAEDLLIVMRVYFEKPRTTVGWKGLLNDPHIDSSFRINEGLRLGRHLLLDLAELGVPAGTEFLDLMTPQYLSDLVSWGAIGARTTESQAHRELASGLSCPIGFKNGTSGNLQIAVDAVVSATHPHVFLGHSKEGQSAIFATVGNPDCHIILRGGRGTTNYSAEHVEQASGQLLKVGLPARVMIDCSHANSGKDYTRQPLVCRDIASQIAGGEKRIFGIMIESHLLAGRQDICPGEPLTHGQSITDACIGWEETELLLKELAQAVRARRARCLKS; encoded by the coding sequence ATGAATTTTCATACAGATGATCTGCGCATTCGCTGGACCGAGGTGGTGGTCTCTCCCGCCCGGCTGCACGAGGAGTTGCCCCTCAGCGAGACAGCAGCCTGGACAGTCTACAGCAGCCGCAAAGATCTCAAGGAGATCCTCGACGGCAACGATGACCGGCTCCTGGTCGTCGTCGGTCCCTGCTCGATCCACGATCCTCAAGCCGCCCGCGAGTACGCCCACCGCCTCAAGGGCCTGCGGGAAACACTGGCCGAAGATCTGCTCATCGTCATGCGGGTGTACTTTGAAAAGCCGCGCACGACCGTAGGCTGGAAAGGACTGCTCAACGACCCCCACATCGACAGCAGCTTTCGGATCAACGAGGGCCTGCGCCTCGGACGGCACCTGCTGTTGGATCTGGCGGAGTTGGGGGTACCGGCGGGCACAGAATTTCTCGACTTGATGACGCCGCAGTATCTGAGCGATCTGGTGAGCTGGGGAGCGATCGGAGCGCGCACCACCGAGAGCCAGGCCCACCGCGAACTGGCCTCCGGTCTGTCCTGTCCGATTGGCTTTAAGAACGGTACCTCCGGCAATCTGCAGATCGCGGTCGATGCGGTCGTCTCCGCTACCCATCCCCACGTCTTTCTGGGCCACAGCAAGGAGGGCCAGTCCGCCATCTTCGCGACCGTCGGCAATCCTGACTGTCACATCATCCTCAGAGGCGGTCGAGGCACGACCAACTACAGCGCCGAACACGTCGAGCAGGCGAGTGGCCAACTGCTCAAGGTCGGTCTGCCGGCGCGGGTGATGATCGACTGCAGCCACGCCAACTCAGGCAAAGATTACACCCGCCAGCCCCTCGTCTGCCGCGACATTGCTTCACAGATCGCAGGCGGCGAGAAGCGGATCTTTGGCATCATGATCGAGAGCCATCTGCTTGCCGGACGCCAGGACATCTGCCCCGGTGAGCCGCTCACCCACGGCCAGAGCATCACTGACGCCTGCATCGGCTGGGAGGAGACCGAGCTGTTGCTTAAAGAACTGGCCCAGGCAGTGCGCGCCCGGCGGGCCCGCTGCTTAAAAAGTTAA
- the nadA gene encoding quinolinate synthase NadA has protein sequence MIATLPPRALIDPSLDLFEEIERLKHKLNAVILAHYYQEPDIQDVADYIGDSLGLSRQAAQTNADVIVFAGVHFMAETAKILSPQKQVLLPDLAAGCSLADNCPPDRFAEFIQAHPGHLVISYVNCSAAVKALSDIICTSANAASIVEQIPADQPIIFAPDRNLGRYVSQQTGRDMVLWQGTCIVHETFSERKLIGLKTRHPGAEVIAHPECEPQVLRHADFIGSTTALLNYAGKSTGEAFIVVTEAGILHQMQKAHPHKTFIPAPPQNNCACNECPFMRLNTLEKLYLCMRDRTPEITLDETIRQRALRPIERMLEMSPPVPGGG, from the coding sequence ATGATTGCCACCCTCCCTCCCCGCGCTCTGATCGACCCCAGCCTCGATCTGTTCGAGGAAATCGAGCGGCTCAAGCACAAGCTGAACGCGGTGATCCTGGCCCACTACTACCAGGAGCCCGACATTCAAGATGTCGCCGATTATATCGGTGATTCTCTCGGCCTCTCCCGTCAGGCGGCCCAGACCAATGCCGATGTGATCGTCTTTGCAGGCGTTCACTTTATGGCCGAGACCGCCAAGATCCTCAGTCCCCAAAAGCAGGTGCTCCTGCCGGATCTGGCGGCGGGCTGCTCCCTTGCCGACAACTGCCCGCCCGATCGCTTCGCAGAGTTTATCCAGGCCCATCCCGGCCATCTGGTCATCTCCTACGTCAACTGCTCAGCGGCGGTCAAAGCCCTGAGCGATATTATCTGCACTTCTGCCAACGCCGCCTCGATCGTCGAGCAGATCCCCGCCGATCAGCCGATCATCTTTGCGCCCGACCGCAACCTTGGCCGCTACGTCAGCCAGCAGACAGGCCGCGACATGGTGCTCTGGCAGGGCACCTGCATCGTGCATGAGACTTTTTCTGAGCGCAAGCTGATCGGCCTCAAAACCCGCCATCCGGGTGCCGAAGTCATCGCCCATCCCGAGTGCGAGCCCCAGGTTCTCCGCCACGCCGACTTTATCGGTTCGACAACGGCACTTCTCAACTATGCGGGCAAAAGTACCGGCGAGGCGTTTATCGTCGTCACCGAGGCGGGCATCCTGCACCAGATGCAGAAAGCCCATCCGCACAAGACCTTTATCCCCGCCCCGCCCCAAAATAACTGCGCGTGCAACGAGTGCCCGTTCATGCGGCTCAACACCCTCGAAAAACTCTACCTGTGTATGCGGGATCGGACCCCCGAGATTACCCTCGACGAGACTATTCGCCAGCGCGCCCTGCGGCCCATCGAGCGGATGCTTGAGATGAGTCCTCCTGTCCCAGGGGGCGGGTAA
- a CDS encoding DUF1565 domain-containing protein codes for MKFSAKMVRSLTGWTLALSLLGPGASITRMVQAEPESSQELSAVHVDPINGNDSAGDGTKQNPFKTISRAAKAVPARGVLQLAEGEYSEASGEQFPLRLDGLELVGNESTKGEGIKIVGGGKHTSPTFASQDVTIVIGKGVTIRGVTISNPNNRGYGLWIESVSPVISDNSFIGSAHDGIFISGTSSAKINHNTFSQNIADGLTAADLSTPTIENNVFENTGFAINVTGKSRPRILGNIVRNNMDGVVIEGRAEPVLRNNTIANNKRSGVVVILLANADLGNESEAGNNTFADNGKADVNNVTKPAIPIVALGNKWLKPLLAGQVTAEAEIVALAAQNLPTQTDSFWVLVNESKPSRLSSIKGLALKPKSQSYQGKSYLQVGTFTTQDNADRLVQQLNEKGFKAIIVPAARPASKNVTTSAANKPVAPKAEPVAAIAATGAAKPVAKTAGPDTKVVAPPTTTRASEPVAKAAPKPEAPVPAKAPKAAEPAKSVLQSATSEPLAATTAKSATAYRVLVTGSSDADLPRLKELVSKVLPQTHDGKPAYQVGVFASEDNANHLVQLLSDKGFRAILVPSSLPGGAT; via the coding sequence ATGAAGTTTTCAGCGAAAATGGTCCGCAGCCTGACCGGCTGGACCCTTGCTCTATCGCTTCTCGGTCCGGGCGCATCGATCACCAGGATGGTTCAGGCTGAACCCGAATCGAGTCAGGAGTTATCGGCGGTTCATGTCGATCCGATCAACGGCAATGACAGCGCCGGCGACGGTACCAAACAAAATCCCTTCAAGACAATTTCGCGCGCCGCAAAGGCAGTTCCAGCCAGGGGCGTTCTTCAGTTAGCCGAGGGCGAATATTCAGAGGCGAGCGGCGAGCAATTTCCCCTGCGCCTCGACGGGCTCGAACTGGTGGGCAACGAATCGACCAAGGGCGAGGGGATCAAGATTGTCGGCGGCGGCAAACACACCAGCCCGACTTTTGCCAGTCAGGATGTGACGATTGTGATCGGCAAGGGCGTGACGATCCGGGGTGTAACGATCAGCAATCCCAACAATCGCGGCTACGGCCTCTGGATCGAATCGGTCAGCCCGGTGATTTCTGACAATTCCTTTATCGGCAGCGCCCACGACGGCATCTTTATCAGCGGCACCAGCAGCGCCAAGATCAACCACAATACGTTCTCTCAAAACATCGCCGACGGACTGACGGCTGCCGATCTTTCGACGCCGACCATCGAGAACAATGTGTTTGAGAATACGGGCTTTGCAATCAACGTCACCGGCAAGTCCAGACCGCGCATTCTCGGCAACATCGTGCGCAACAATATGGACGGCGTCGTGATCGAGGGCCGGGCCGAACCTGTCTTGCGCAACAACACGATCGCCAACAACAAGCGCAGCGGCGTGGTCGTGATCTTGCTCGCAAACGCGGATCTGGGCAACGAGAGCGAAGCGGGAAACAACACCTTCGCCGACAATGGCAAGGCCGACGTCAACAACGTCACCAAACCGGCGATTCCGATCGTGGCCCTCGGCAACAAGTGGCTCAAGCCGCTTCTGGCAGGCCAGGTGACAGCGGAGGCTGAGATCGTCGCCCTCGCCGCCCAAAACCTCCCGACCCAGACCGATAGTTTCTGGGTGCTGGTCAACGAGAGCAAGCCCTCCCGCCTCAGCAGCATCAAGGGGCTGGCCCTCAAACCCAAATCCCAGAGTTACCAGGGCAAGTCCTACCTGCAGGTGGGCACCTTTACGACCCAGGACAACGCCGACCGCCTGGTTCAGCAACTCAACGAAAAGGGCTTCAAGGCGATTATCGTGCCGGCGGCCAGACCTGCTTCTAAGAACGTGACGACCAGCGCTGCCAACAAGCCGGTTGCACCCAAAGCAGAACCTGTGGCTGCAATCGCTGCAACCGGAGCGGCGAAGCCCGTCGCCAAAACAGCCGGACCAGATACAAAAGTAGTAGCCCCTCCGACAACGACCAGAGCTTCAGAACCGGTGGCAAAAGCAGCGCCCAAACCAGAGGCACCGGTTCCAGCTAAAGCACCAAAAGCAGCGGAGCCGGCAAAATCTGTGCTCCAATCGGCCACCTCTGAACCCCTGGCGGCTACGACGGCCAAATCGGCGACCGCCTACCGGGTACTGGTTACCGGCAGCAGCGACGCCGATCTGCCGCGCCTCAAAGAACTGGTCTCAAAGGTGCTGCCCCAGACCCACGACGGCAAACCTGCCTACCAGGTCGGTGTCTTTGCCTCCGAAGACAACGCCAACCACCTGGTGCAGTTGCTTTCAGACAAGGGATTTCGAGCGATCCTGGTGCCCTCCAGCCTGCCCGGAGGAGCGACCTGA
- a CDS encoding thiamine phosphate synthase, translating into MKILDANLDRAREGLRVVEEWFRFGTGQAAQVAECKALRQQLAHFHTEAMRSARDTPHDPGTALDHPDEQRRTHPLDLLRVNLARIQEALRVIEEYAKLVEPALAEAAKQWRYRVYALESAATGSDLRQKLQKARLYLVTSPHPDLLGIVGAALKAGLPLVQLRDKDAPTRPLLDLALRLRDLTSRYGALFIINDRVDLALAAGADGVHLGQSDLPLAAARALVGPRLLIGQSTHAPEEAERAVVEGADYIGVGPVWATPTKQGRSAVGFEYVRYCRGHIPLPGYAIGGVDETNLLSLLAAGADRVAVVRAIMAAEDPARTTAYFLEKLDSGS; encoded by the coding sequence TTGAAGATTCTTGACGCCAACCTCGATCGGGCTCGCGAGGGTCTGCGGGTGGTAGAGGAGTGGTTCCGTTTTGGTACAGGACAGGCTGCCCAGGTAGCCGAGTGCAAGGCCCTGCGCCAGCAATTGGCCCACTTTCACACAGAGGCGATGCGCAGCGCCCGCGACACGCCCCACGATCCGGGAACCGCCCTCGATCACCCCGACGAGCAGCGGCGAACCCACCCGCTCGATCTGCTGCGGGTCAACCTGGCCCGCATCCAGGAAGCGCTGCGGGTCATCGAAGAGTACGCGAAGCTGGTCGAGCCGGCGCTGGCCGAGGCCGCCAAGCAGTGGCGCTACCGGGTCTACGCCCTCGAAAGTGCCGCCACCGGCAGCGACCTGCGCCAGAAGCTGCAGAAGGCGCGGCTGTATCTGGTGACCTCGCCCCACCCGGACCTGTTGGGTATCGTGGGCGCTGCCCTGAAGGCGGGCCTGCCCCTGGTGCAGTTGCGCGACAAGGACGCCCCGACCCGTCCACTGCTCGATCTCGCCCTGCGCCTGCGGGATCTGACCAGTCGCTACGGCGCACTCTTTATTATCAACGACCGCGTCGATCTGGCCCTCGCCGCTGGTGCGGACGGCGTCCACCTCGGGCAGAGCGATCTGCCCCTCGCTGCCGCACGGGCATTGGTGGGACCGCGCCTGCTTATCGGCCAATCGACCCACGCCCCTGAGGAAGCCGAGCGGGCCGTCGTCGAAGGAGCAGACTACATCGGCGTCGGGCCGGTCTGGGCCACCCCCACCAAGCAGGGCCGCTCTGCGGTCGGCTTCGAGTACGTCCGCTACTGCCGGGGGCACATCCCCCTGCCGGGCTACGCGATCGGTGGCGTCGATGAGACCAACCTGCTCTCGCTCCTCGCCGCCGGGGCCGATCGCGTCGCCGTCGTGCGTGCGATCATGGCGGCAGAAGATCCGGCCAGAACGACGGCGTATTTTCTGGAGAAACTGGACAGTGGAAGCTGA
- the thiS gene encoding sulfur carrier protein ThiS: MEADKTIRLNGDERAVAAGTTVLAMLEQFKLEPRLLVIERNGDILHRQDWQKTIVQSGDRFEIVTVVGGG; encoded by the coding sequence GTGGAAGCTGACAAGACGATTCGCCTCAACGGCGACGAGCGGGCGGTAGCAGCGGGAACGACGGTGCTCGCCATGCTCGAACAGTTCAAGCTCGAACCGCGACTGCTGGTCATCGAGCGCAACGGCGACATTTTGCACCGCCAGGACTGGCAGAAGACGATCGTTCAAAGCGGCGATCGCTTCGAGATCGTGACGGTGGTAGGCGGCGGCTAG
- the tilS gene encoding tRNA lysidine(34) synthetase TilS, whose amino-acid sequence MPADDEAAYRFRAALPLLPPGARLLVAVSGGQDSLCLLKLLFDAAPIQKWSLHVGHLDHRWRPDSERTAQQVGRLCWSWGIPFHLAIAKEVPHSEAAARAWRYSWLEQVALGLGLERVLTAHTLSDRAETLLFNLLRGSGGTGLASLDWQRPLGRLQLIRPLLDISRAQTAAFCEKHDLPVCIDASNFDLTYRRNRIRLELLPYLREHFNPQIEAALVQTAEVLRAESDCLEALAAPLYASLIDNQQLNRRQLALLPLALQRRVARHWLATVLQRAPNFDQTRAVLACLSAVNHTRTAPLAQGLLIEVRGEWLALVPS is encoded by the coding sequence GTGCCAGCCGACGACGAGGCCGCCTATCGCTTTCGCGCCGCCCTGCCCCTGCTGCCACCGGGAGCGCGGCTGCTGGTGGCGGTTTCCGGCGGTCAAGATTCGCTGTGCCTGCTCAAGCTCCTGTTCGACGCCGCCCCCATTCAAAAATGGTCCCTGCACGTCGGCCACCTCGATCACCGCTGGCGTCCTGATTCTGAGCGCACCGCCCAGCAGGTGGGCCGGCTGTGCTGGAGTTGGGGCATCCCCTTTCACCTGGCCATCGCCAAAGAAGTGCCCCATAGCGAAGCGGCAGCCCGCGCCTGGCGCTACAGCTGGCTTGAACAGGTTGCTCTCGGTCTGGGTCTGGAGCGGGTACTCACCGCCCACACCTTGAGCGACCGGGCCGAGACTCTGCTTTTTAACCTGCTGCGGGGCAGCGGCGGCACGGGTCTTGCCAGCCTCGACTGGCAGCGTCCCCTGGGCCGATTGCAACTTATCCGTCCACTGCTGGATATCAGCCGCGCCCAGACCGCCGCCTTCTGTGAAAAGCACGATCTGCCCGTCTGCATCGATGCGAGCAACTTCGATCTTACCTACCGCCGCAACCGCATTCGCCTGGAACTGCTGCCCTACCTGCGCGAGCACTTCAACCCCCAGATCGAAGCGGCCCTGGTCCAGACCGCCGAGGTGCTGCGCGCCGAATCGGACTGTCTTGAGGCGCTCGCTGCACCCCTCTACGCCAGCTTGATCGACAACCAGCAACTCAACCGCCGCCAACTGGCCCTCCTGCCCCTCGCCCTCCAGCGCCGTGTGGCCCGCCACTGGCTTGCCACCGTCCTCCAGCGAGCGCCCAACTTCGATCAGACCCGCGCCGTCCTCGCCTGCCTTTCTGCCGTCAACCACACCCGCACCGCCCCCCTCGCCCAGGGACTTTTAATCGAAGTGCGCGGTGAGTGGTTGGCGCTCGTACCTTCTTAG
- a CDS encoding IPT/TIG domain-containing protein, protein MGLLLGAVRLPAQAPIASFQAEALALQNTSLQALFSQIVRDARTRVLNTVATVTWPILPVEEDLSLRLRKLDAIRIPNQAFIQSNRDFSTDLIKSDTGAAQIYRWLNGTEELDPDSQDGYLKFLIENGMGTDLGEAAAVALDRQRVLEILKDYGGARLTIQVGSLQPTVLTNLVWEFTPYQGSLPGGKTYYRFGVRIVAENIGIVLDPKNGAEQTLKLTETLLADPNLPPVRLKDSTVTSRQKLRSEAIAEAAGAGQANPLLVLVNLLAPQLSERVATGPLNSERLSLITGLLVSSAGSRNLTGINVYLGDGSDPVANPGIAAGIAPSDASLYAGPSVSLGNNILVLSVGALFSGTQGEGTRFAGTASVDLSRLLFGKPDPAQSARQIDVAPQQIAGLYTSARLLAGTRLVVLKAGPALLAQLQPNPAAREVKINALSSAASVSTSIDSAGYIFFRSEQPTGTYSVRFCEPANPRNCLPAKPVELTDENRDQVLTLLPAAQTGGGTIPVVPTNPPRPSAPTLSIVSFTPAQGTPGAGFVTVATAGPALVRGTQVFFGGVPAPRVTIVRRTQLTADIPIGARSGPIEVRLPSGASTFSSTRFEVLATRPPIVPPPPVPVEGPQIVSIVPTHGVAGETSVTITVAGENLRRGTQVFFNGKAATGVNIVRRTELTADVPPDARSGPIEIILPSGRKLRSTVNFTVER, encoded by the coding sequence GTGGGGCTACTGCTCGGGGCGGTGAGATTGCCCGCCCAGGCACCGATCGCCAGCTTCCAGGCCGAGGCACTGGCCCTGCAGAACACTTCGCTTCAGGCACTCTTCAGCCAGATTGTCCGCGACGCCCGCACCCGCGTCCTCAACACTGTCGCCACCGTCACCTGGCCCATCCTGCCGGTGGAGGAGGATCTTTCGCTGCGCCTGCGCAAACTCGATGCGATCCGCATTCCCAACCAGGCGTTTATTCAGTCCAACCGCGACTTCAGCACGGACTTGATCAAGTCCGACACCGGAGCGGCCCAGATCTATCGCTGGTTGAACGGGACGGAGGAGCTGGATCCAGATTCGCAGGACGGGTACTTAAAGTTCTTGATCGAAAACGGCATGGGGACGGATCTGGGCGAGGCGGCGGCGGTTGCCCTCGACCGGCAGCGGGTGCTGGAGATCCTCAAAGATTACGGCGGAGCCAGACTGACGATTCAGGTGGGCAGCCTGCAGCCGACGGTGCTCACCAACCTGGTCTGGGAGTTTACGCCCTACCAGGGCAGCCTGCCCGGTGGCAAAACCTACTATCGCTTTGGGGTGCGGATCGTCGCTGAGAATATCGGCATCGTCCTCGATCCCAAAAACGGTGCCGAGCAGACCCTCAAGTTGACGGAGACGCTGCTCGCTGATCCCAATTTGCCGCCGGTTCGGCTCAAGGACAGCACCGTCACCTCCAGACAAAAGCTCAGAAGCGAGGCGATCGCCGAAGCAGCCGGGGCCGGTCAGGCCAATCCGCTGCTGGTGCTGGTCAACCTGCTGGCTCCCCAACTGAGCGAACGGGTCGCGACGGGGCCACTCAACAGCGAGCGCCTCAGCCTGATCACGGGCCTATTGGTCTCCAGTGCCGGCAGCCGCAACCTCACAGGCATCAACGTCTATCTGGGCGACGGCAGCGATCCGGTGGCCAACCCCGGCATCGCCGCCGGGATCGCTCCGTCCGATGCCAGTCTTTACGCCGGTCCAAGCGTCTCGCTGGGCAACAACATCCTCGTGCTCTCGGTGGGAGCCCTCTTTTCGGGAACCCAGGGCGAGGGGACGCGCTTCGCCGGAACGGCCAGCGTCGATCTTTCGCGGCTGTTATTTGGCAAACCCGATCCGGCCCAGAGCGCCAGGCAGATCGACGTCGCTCCCCAGCAGATTGCCGGGCTCTACACCAGCGCCAGGCTCCTTGCTGGCACCCGATTGGTCGTTCTCAAGGCGGGCCCGGCCCTCCTTGCCCAGTTGCAACCGAACCCGGCGGCGCGCGAGGTCAAGATCAACGCCCTATCGAGTGCTGCTTCCGTCTCGACCAGCATCGATAGCGCCGGTTACATCTTCTTTCGCTCCGAGCAGCCCACCGGCACCTACAGCGTGCGCTTCTGCGAACCGGCGAACCCGAGAAATTGCCTTCCGGCAAAGCCCGTCGAGCTGACTGACGAGAACCGCGATCAGGTGCTGACGCTGCTACCGGCTGCCCAAACGGGCGGGGGAACGATCCCCGTCGTTCCCACCAATCCGCCCCGGCCCAGTGCGCCCACCTTGAGCATCGTCAGCTTCACTCCAGCCCAGGGGACGCCGGGAGCGGGTTTTGTGACGGTCGCGACGGCAGGCCCGGCGCTGGTGCGGGGCACGCAGGTCTTCTTCGGCGGTGTTCCAGCCCCCAGAGTGACGATCGTGCGTCGGACGCAACTGACCGCCGATATTCCAATCGGGGCGCGCAGCGGCCCGATCGAGGTCCGCCTGCCTTCGGGAGCGAGTACATTTTCCAGTACCCGCTTCGAGGTACTGGCTACCAGACCGCCGATCGTTCCCCCGCCACCGGTGCCCGTAGAAGGGCCGCAGATCGTGAGCATCGTTCCCACCCACGGCGTCGCTGGGGAGACCTCCGTCACGATTACCGTTGCCGGTGAGAACCTGAGGCGCGGTACCCAGGTTTTCTTTAACGGCAAAGCGGCTACGGGCGTGAATATCGTCCGCAGAACCGAGCTGACCGCCGATGTTCCACCGGACGCGCGATCAGGGCCCATCGAAATTATCTTGCCCTCGGGGAGAAAGCTTCGCTCGACGGTGAACTTTACGGTCGAAAGATAA
- a CDS encoding N-acetylmuramoyl-L-alanine amidase, whose amino-acid sequence MNSLLRDLVNLYAALTIEFPQLKAVTLAQWLLESGRATSALAQDHYNFGGIKWREEMQPYATKVSYDASDGRGDYCDFGNLEDFIRGYWFFIDRPPYAGWRSHTATGQEFIEFIGPIYAPAPSTPSYAQKVLNLLSEAAGLLDDAPLGDDASDGPVVVSPPAGTAKSGVIVLDPGHGGTANVGGSSANNATSFSGILEKQMTLDLARRVQQALGDLAAAGGHDLKVFLTRSSDVNIGIQARARTAKAKNADLFLSLHFNAFNGQSSGTEAFIRSRPRNVNYDADLQFATRVQSAVLRSLRTHRPATRDRGVKVDTTSGPGGLGVLNDPDLGNTEGDARCRACLVETEFIDVKEVDDLLNRNPAAPAVRRDLALAIATALIDAL is encoded by the coding sequence ATGAACAGCTTGCTGAGGGATCTGGTCAATCTTTACGCTGCCCTGACGATTGAATTTCCGCAACTAAAAGCGGTGACCCTGGCCCAATGGCTCCTGGAAAGTGGCAGGGCGACCTCTGCCCTTGCCCAAGATCACTACAACTTTGGCGGCATCAAGTGGCGCGAGGAGATGCAACCCTATGCCACCAAGGTGAGCTACGATGCCTCCGACGGCAGGGGCGACTACTGCGACTTTGGCAATCTCGAAGATTTTATCCGGGGCTACTGGTTTTTTATCGATCGGCCCCCTTACGCGGGCTGGCGCTCCCACACCGCGACCGGACAAGAATTCATCGAATTTATCGGTCCTATCTATGCGCCTGCTCCTTCGACGCCCAGCTATGCCCAGAAGGTGCTCAATCTGCTCTCTGAGGCGGCGGGATTGCTCGACGATGCGCCTCTGGGCGACGATGCGTCCGATGGGCCGGTCGTCGTATCTCCACCTGCCGGAACGGCCAAAAGCGGTGTGATCGTTCTCGATCCGGGCCACGGCGGCACTGCAAACGTGGGCGGCAGCTCGGCCAACAATGCCACCAGCTTCAGCGGCATCCTCGAAAAGCAGATGACCCTCGATCTGGCCCGCCGGGTTCAACAGGCGCTGGGCGATCTGGCCGCTGCCGGCGGTCACGATCTGAAGGTGTTTCTCACCCGCAGCTCCGATGTCAATATCGGCATCCAGGCGCGGGCCAGAACGGCGAAGGCAAAAAATGCCGATCTGTTTTTGAGCCTGCACTTCAACGCTTTTAATGGGCAAAGTAGCGGCACCGAAGCCTTTATTCGCTCCCGGCCCAGAAACGTCAACTACGACGCGGATCTCCAGTTTGCGACCCGCGTTCAAAGTGCCGTCTTGAGGAGTCTGCGCACCCACCGCCCCGCCACCAGGGACCGGGGGGTAAAGGTGGATACAACCTCCGGGCCGGGCGGGCTGGGGGTCTTAAACGATCCGGACCTGGGGAACACGGAGGGCGACGCCCGGTGCCGGGCCTGCCTGGTCGAGACCGAATTTATCGATGTCAAGGAGGTGGACGACCTGCTCAACCGCAATCCGGCTGCACCGGCGGTGCGCAGGGATCTCGCCCTCGCCATTGCCACAGCCCTCATCGATGCACTCTGA
- a CDS encoding mechanosensitive ion channel family protein, with amino-acid sequence METGGWPVVLQRFQQSIVDLLFRYLPNLIAALLIFLVGWFIAALLSRIVRSILQRVNFQKLLGENFGFQLFENTNLRIDAARLSGQVTYWFLFVTSILLAADAANLPQVEQFIAGLFTYIPQVFSALAIVLLAVVFGTLLRRIIAASLPAAYGYVATALQALIYGLALLAALAELGISRVVIYILIGGIVGLVMISGGIAFGLGGKEAAREIIEQLRKPREP; translated from the coding sequence ATGGAGACAGGTGGCTGGCCCGTTGTCTTGCAGCGCTTTCAGCAGAGCATTGTCGATCTGCTGTTTCGCTATCTGCCCAATTTGATTGCTGCGCTGCTCATCTTTTTGGTGGGCTGGTTCATCGCTGCGCTGCTCAGTCGAATTGTGCGCAGCATCCTGCAGCGGGTCAATTTTCAGAAGTTGCTCGGTGAGAATTTTGGTTTTCAGCTATTCGAGAACACCAACCTGCGCATCGATGCGGCCCGCCTCAGTGGTCAGGTCACCTACTGGTTCTTGTTTGTCACCTCGATCTTGCTCGCCGCCGATGCGGCCAATCTGCCGCAGGTCGAGCAGTTTATCGCCGGGCTTTTTACTTATATTCCCCAGGTTTTTTCTGCCCTTGCGATCGTGCTGCTGGCAGTTGTCTTCGGCACCCTTTTGCGCCGGATCATCGCTGCGAGTCTGCCCGCTGCCTACGGCTACGTTGCCACGGCGCTGCAGGCGCTCATCTACGGTCTGGCGCTGCTGGCAGCGCTGGCGGAGCTGGGCATCTCGCGGGTGGTGATCTATATCTTGATTGGCGGCATCGTCGGCCTGGTAATGATTAGCGGCGGCATCGCCTTTGGCCTCGGGGGCAAGGAGGCCGCCCGCGAGATTATCGAGCAACTGCGCAAGCCCCGCGAACCCTAG